A stretch of the Bacillota bacterium genome encodes the following:
- a CDS encoding PASTA domain-containing protein, whose product MRFGQLQLVQGQTLYLKALANRTREIPLEANRGIIYDRNFHELAISVNADAVFALPGDIRGSNREKEIAQNLAGILELDEQKVYEKITSNSPFVWLKFKVSADKSQQIKSLDLPGIGVTSRSQRFYPQKTLAAHVLGIAGMENKGLEGIEYFYDKELSGIQGILVAEADAQGHYIPDETKRLVPPQDGKSIVLTIDETIQLMAERELEKIMKEYQPKGATAIVMDVTTGEILALACQPTFDPNNYNNYPQEARRNLAVSYNYEPGSTFKIITVAAALEEKAVSLGDYFNCPGYIQVNGRTIRCSHNEVHGWQSLAKAMANSCNVSFVQIGGRLGWPKLYQYVRAFNFGNKTGIDLPGESQGILLPEKNNRPIDLATASIGQTNAVTPIQLLSAVSAIVNNGIYMKPHLVKAFADKDKNIIQEITPVASGPIVSKETSQAVRLLLEEVVKTGTGKNAQIEGYRVGGKTGTAQKIAPTGGYLPNEYVASFIGVVPIDNPRLAVLVVVDAPQRGLPYGGWVAAPAFKEIAREALKRLGVYPTTLEFQSDGQDTQVATVPNVLGLSGEEAVQKIKQAGLQPILQGNQNRVVNQYPSPGSKVVSTQPVFVNLSGRKEVTYNPQSKQVIVPDLTGKTVREAAQILGLLDLKIQIEGSGVAYKQDVAPGTYVREGAVITVSFRGVE is encoded by the coding sequence TTGCGTTTTGGGCAACTCCAGTTGGTCCAGGGCCAGACCCTCTACCTTAAGGCGTTGGCGAACCGGACAAGAGAGATACCTTTAGAGGCCAACCGGGGGATTATCTACGACCGAAATTTTCATGAACTGGCCATTAGTGTAAATGCGGATGCTGTTTTTGCCCTGCCAGGCGATATTCGTGGTTCGAACCGGGAAAAGGAAATCGCCCAGAATTTAGCGGGGATACTAGAGTTGGACGAGCAGAAGGTTTATGAAAAAATCACCTCTAATTCTCCTTTTGTTTGGCTGAAGTTTAAGGTTTCTGCTGATAAGTCCCAACAAATAAAAAGCCTTGATCTACCTGGTATTGGTGTAACCAGCCGGAGTCAACGCTTTTACCCCCAAAAAACCCTGGCCGCGCATGTGCTGGGAATTGCTGGCATGGAAAACAAAGGATTGGAAGGGATTGAATATTTTTATGATAAGGAATTGAGTGGCATCCAGGGTATATTAGTTGCAGAAGCCGATGCCCAGGGCCACTATATCCCTGATGAAACCAAAAGACTTGTCCCGCCCCAAGATGGAAAAAGTATTGTTCTTACGATAGATGAAACAATTCAATTGATGGCTGAACGGGAGCTGGAAAAAATCATGAAAGAGTACCAGCCCAAAGGCGCGACGGCCATCGTGATGGACGTAACCACGGGGGAAATTCTGGCTTTGGCTTGTCAGCCGACTTTTGACCCCAACAATTATAATAATTACCCCCAGGAGGCCAGGCGAAATTTAGCCGTAAGTTACAACTATGAACCTGGTTCCACCTTCAAAATTATTACCGTGGCAGCCGCCCTGGAAGAAAAAGCGGTCAGCCTGGGAGACTATTTCAACTGCCCTGGCTATATTCAAGTGAACGGCCGGACGATCCGCTGTTCCCACAACGAAGTTCATGGTTGGCAGTCTTTAGCCAAGGCGATGGCTAATTCCTGCAACGTGAGCTTCGTCCAAATTGGGGGCCGTCTGGGTTGGCCAAAACTTTACCAGTATGTTCGGGCTTTCAATTTTGGGAACAAAACCGGCATTGACCTACCAGGTGAATCCCAGGGGATTTTACTCCCAGAAAAAAATAACCGACCAATCGATCTGGCCACAGCTTCTATTGGGCAGACCAATGCTGTTACCCCCATTCAACTCCTCAGCGCGGTTTCCGCGATCGTCAACAATGGTATATACATGAAACCTCACCTGGTAAAAGCTTTTGCTGATAAGGATAAAAACATTATTCAAGAGATTACTCCGGTAGCTTCTGGTCCAATCGTATCTAAAGAGACCTCGCAAGCGGTACGCCTCTTACTGGAAGAAGTAGTCAAAACTGGCACAGGCAAAAATGCTCAGATCGAGGGATATCGTGTTGGTGGTAAGACCGGGACCGCCCAGAAGATTGCCCCAACCGGTGGCTATCTGCCCAACGAGTATGTTGCTTCTTTCATTGGCGTGGTCCCGATCGATAATCCTCGGCTTGCTGTTTTAGTGGTGGTGGATGCTCCCCAGCGTGGGTTGCCGTACGGTGGCTGGGTGGCGGCTCCGGCTTTTAAAGAAATTGCCAGGGAAGCGCTAAAAAGACTGGGGGTTTATCCTACAACATTGGAATTCCAAAGCGATGGACAGGACACACAAGTTGCTACCGTGCCGAATGTACTTGGCTTATCAGGAGAAGAAGCGGTTCAAAAAATTAAACAAGCGGGTTTGCAACCTATTCTGCAGGGGAATCAGAATCGGGTTGTTAACCAGTATCCATCTCCCGGGAGCAAAGTAGTGTCCACTCAGCCAGTATTTGTCAACCTGTCAGGCCGGAAAGAAGTTACCTATAACCCGCAGAGCAAACAAGTTATTGTCCCAGACTTAACTGGCAAAACGGTACGTGAAGCTGCCCAGATCCTTGGTTTGCTCGATTTGAAGATTCAAATTGAAGGGAGCGGCGTGGCTTACAAACAAGATGTAGCCCCTGGTACATACGTCAGAGAAGGCGCAGTCATTACTGTTAGTTTTCGTGGAGTTGAGTAG
- a CDS encoding MFS transporter, giving the protein MKHDTSLKKSSLVIVTMASFLTPFMGSAVNLAIPSIGKELTGGAYLLSWVVSSFLLASAAFLVPFGRLADIIGRKKIFLLGIAGFSLFSLLCCSARSLEALIIFRLLQGIASAMVFSTGMAILTSVFPPGERGKVLGINSATVYTGLSLGPVLGGAMNHYLGWESIFYFNVPIGILIILLTLLKLPGEWVGASGEKFDLTGSILYVLGLVTFIYGLSSIAKSMEAKYILLLSLFVIGIFIWQQKQKENPLLNVALFSKNMTFAFSNLAALINYSATFAVSFLMSLHLQVTMGLNSQVAGLIMLAQPVVMALLSPFAGRLSDRIEPRIVSSWGMGIVTLGLFVLLFITKTTPIWLIVANLMLLGIGFALFASPNSNAVMGSVEKRFYGIASSTLGTMRLTGQAISMAIVTLIIALYVGNMELSPAYSDLLIRSTKTSFIIFTVLSASGIFASLARGNVYNQNQAK; this is encoded by the coding sequence TTGAAACACGATACTTCACTAAAAAAGAGCTCGCTGGTGATAGTTACCATGGCCTCGTTCCTCACCCCGTTTATGGGCAGTGCAGTGAACCTGGCGATTCCTTCTATTGGAAAAGAGCTAACGGGTGGGGCCTATTTACTCAGCTGGGTTGTTTCCAGTTTTCTACTGGCCTCGGCCGCATTCTTGGTTCCCTTTGGGCGCCTGGCCGATATCATTGGACGGAAGAAAATTTTTCTCCTGGGAATTGCTGGTTTTTCTCTGTTTTCGTTGTTATGCTGTTCTGCAAGGTCGCTTGAGGCACTCATTATCTTTCGTTTACTCCAGGGGATTGCCAGTGCCATGGTTTTCAGTACCGGAATGGCTATTCTGACTTCGGTTTTTCCTCCTGGCGAGCGGGGAAAGGTTCTCGGGATAAACAGTGCTACCGTTTATACTGGTCTGTCGCTGGGTCCAGTATTGGGGGGAGCGATGAACCACTATTTAGGTTGGGAGTCAATTTTTTATTTTAACGTGCCGATCGGGATATTGATTATCCTGCTTACCCTATTGAAGTTGCCGGGAGAATGGGTGGGAGCAAGTGGTGAAAAATTTGATTTAACCGGTTCCATTCTCTACGTTCTGGGCTTGGTCACTTTCATTTACGGTTTATCATCAATTGCCAAATCTATGGAAGCCAAATACATCTTGTTATTAAGCCTGTTTGTGATCGGTATTTTTATCTGGCAGCAAAAACAGAAAGAAAATCCGCTGCTGAATGTAGCACTTTTCAGCAAGAATATGACTTTTGCCTTTTCGAATCTGGCCGCTTTAATAAATTACAGCGCCACTTTTGCGGTAAGTTTTTTAATGTCCCTGCACCTGCAGGTCACGATGGGATTAAATTCCCAGGTAGCCGGGCTGATCATGCTCGCTCAACCGGTAGTTATGGCCCTGTTATCCCCCTTCGCGGGCAGATTATCTGACCGGATCGAACCAAGAATTGTCTCATCATGGGGAATGGGCATAGTAACTCTCGGATTATTTGTTTTACTATTTATTACGAAAACTACCCCGATCTGGCTGATCGTCGCCAATTTAATGCTTTTAGGAATTGGCTTTGCTCTGTTCGCATCGCCGAACAGCAACGCGGTGATGGGGTCAGTAGAAAAAAGGTTTTACGGCATTGCTTCCTCAACTTTGGGCACAATGAGACTGACCGGTCAAGCCATCAGCATGGCCATTGTAACATTAATTATTGCACTCTATGTTGGTAATATGGAATTAAGCCCGGCTTATTCTGACTTATTAATAAGGAGCACCAAAACTTCGTTTATTATCTTTACGGTACTATCTGCTAGCGGCATATTTGCGTCCTTGGCCAGAGGCAATGTGTATAACCAGAACCAAGCAAAATAA